A single region of the Salvelinus sp. IW2-2015 linkage group LG20, ASM291031v2, whole genome shotgun sequence genome encodes:
- the LOC111981788 gene encoding ras-related protein Rab-37 isoform X4: protein MDIIMENTPEMECVDQGEALHSDSAYGSSAVDTDTEDCLTPLEITFPYNEDLMHKTIMVGDSGVGKTSLLVQYDQGKFIPGSFSATVGIGFTNKVVTVDNAKVKLQIWDTAGQERFRSVTHAYYRDAQALLLLYDITSKSSFDNIRAWLTEVHEYAQKDVVIMLLGNKTDMAGERVIKREEGEKLAKEYGVPFMETSAKTGVNVELAFLAVAKELKHRAAQQPNEPKFQIHDYIASEKQKSGCCGGYM from the exons ATGGATATCATTATGGAGAATACCCCTGAAATGGAATGTGTTGACCAGGGCGAGGCGCTTCACTCGGACAGTGCCTATGGGTCATCTGCGGTGGACACGGATACAGAGGACTGCCTGACTCCCCTCGAGATCACTTTCCCCTATAACGAGGACCTAATGCACAAG ACCATCATGGTGGGAGACAGCGGCGTGGGGAAGACCTCTCTGCTGGTCCAGTATGACCAAGGCAAGTTCATACCCGGCTCCTTCTCTGCCACTGTGGGCATCGGCTTCACG AATAAAGTTGTTACGGTGGACAACGCGAAGGTCAAACTCCAG ATCTGGGATACTGCAGGACAGGAGAGATTCCGCAGTGTCACGCACGCCTACTACAGAGACGCACAGG CCCTCCTCCTGCTCTATGACATCACCAGCAAGTCATCCTTTGACAACATCAGG GCCTGGCTGACTGAAGTTCATGAGTATGCTCAGAAGGATGTGGTCATCATGTTGCTCGGCAACAAG ACGGACATGGCCGGAGAGAGGGTCATCAAgcgtgaggagggagagaagctgGCCAAG GAATATGGAGTCCCTTTCATGGAGACCAGTGCCAAGACTGGAGTCAATGTAGAGCTGGCCTTCCTGGCTGTAGCAAA ggagttGAAGCACAGAGCTGCCCAGCAGCCCAACGAGCCCAAGTTCCAGATCCACGACTACATTGCGTCTGAGAAGCAGAAGTCTGGCTGCTGTGGTGGCTACATGTAG
- the LOC111981788 gene encoding ras-related protein Rab-37 isoform X2 yields MSTKKASLKDKETKNGTSKYVLERCASVCEYFDIAFKVMLLGDSAVGKTCVLVRFKDGAFLGGNFIATVGIDFRNKVVTVDNAKVKLQIWDTAGQERFRSVTHAYYRDAQALLLLYDITSKSSFDNIRAWLTEVHEYAQKDVVIMLLGNKTDMAGERVIKREEGEKLAKEYGVPFMETSAKTGVNVELAFLAVAKELKHRAAQQPNEPKFQIHDYIASEKQKSGCCGGYM; encoded by the exons ATGTCCACAAAGAAGGCATCGTTGAAGGATAAAGAGACTAAAAACGGAACATCAAAATATGTGTTGGAGAGATGCGCCTCGGTTTGCGAGTATTTTGATATTGCCTTCAAG GTGATGCTGCTGGGAGACTCTGCGGTGGGGAAGACGTGTGTGCTGGTGCGCTTTAAAGACGGGGCCTTTTTGGGAGGCAACTTCATAGCCACCGTGGGAATAGACTTTAGG AATAAAGTTGTTACGGTGGACAACGCGAAGGTCAAACTCCAG ATCTGGGATACTGCAGGACAGGAGAGATTCCGCAGTGTCACGCACGCCTACTACAGAGACGCACAGG CCCTCCTCCTGCTCTATGACATCACCAGCAAGTCATCCTTTGACAACATCAGG GCCTGGCTGACTGAAGTTCATGAGTATGCTCAGAAGGATGTGGTCATCATGTTGCTCGGCAACAAG ACGGACATGGCCGGAGAGAGGGTCATCAAgcgtgaggagggagagaagctgGCCAAG GAATATGGAGTCCCTTTCATGGAGACCAGTGCCAAGACTGGAGTCAATGTAGAGCTGGCCTTCCTGGCTGTAGCAAA ggagttGAAGCACAGAGCTGCCCAGCAGCCCAACGAGCCCAAGTTCCAGATCCACGACTACATTGCGTCTGAGAAGCAGAAGTCTGGCTGCTGTGGTGGCTACATGTAG
- the LOC111981788 gene encoding ras-related protein Rab-37 isoform X1: MSTKKASLKDKETKNGTSKYVLERCASVCEYFDIAFKVMLLGDSAVGKTCVLVRFKDGAFLGGNFIATVGIDFRNKVVTVDNAKVKLQIWDTAGQERFRSVTHAYYRDAQGNLCSIKTLPGCVCCRMLRTHGCVRLSAFLSSALLLLYDITSKSSFDNIRAWLTEVHEYAQKDVVIMLLGNKTDMAGERVIKREEGEKLAKEYGVPFMETSAKTGVNVELAFLAVAKELKHRAAQQPNEPKFQIHDYIASEKQKSGCCGGYM; this comes from the exons ATGTCCACAAAGAAGGCATCGTTGAAGGATAAAGAGACTAAAAACGGAACATCAAAATATGTGTTGGAGAGATGCGCCTCGGTTTGCGAGTATTTTGATATTGCCTTCAAG GTGATGCTGCTGGGAGACTCTGCGGTGGGGAAGACGTGTGTGCTGGTGCGCTTTAAAGACGGGGCCTTTTTGGGAGGCAACTTCATAGCCACCGTGGGAATAGACTTTAGG AATAAAGTTGTTACGGTGGACAACGCGAAGGTCAAACTCCAG ATCTGGGATACTGCAGGACAGGAGAGATTCCGCAGTGTCACGCACGCCTACTACAGAGACGCACAGGGTAATCTCTGCTCTATTAAAACACttcctggttgtgtgtgttgtagaatGCTAAGAACACATGGCTGTGTGAgactctctgcctttctctcctcAGCCCTCCTCCTGCTCTATGACATCACCAGCAAGTCATCCTTTGACAACATCAGG GCCTGGCTGACTGAAGTTCATGAGTATGCTCAGAAGGATGTGGTCATCATGTTGCTCGGCAACAAG ACGGACATGGCCGGAGAGAGGGTCATCAAgcgtgaggagggagagaagctgGCCAAG GAATATGGAGTCCCTTTCATGGAGACCAGTGCCAAGACTGGAGTCAATGTAGAGCTGGCCTTCCTGGCTGTAGCAAA ggagttGAAGCACAGAGCTGCCCAGCAGCCCAACGAGCCCAAGTTCCAGATCCACGACTACATTGCGTCTGAGAAGCAGAAGTCTGGCTGCTGTGGTGGCTACATGTAG
- the LOC111981788 gene encoding ras-related protein Rab-37 isoform X3, which yields MSTKKASLKDKETKNGTSKYVLERCASVCEYFDIAFKNKVVTVDNAKVKLQIWDTAGQERFRSVTHAYYRDAQGNLCSIKTLPGCVCCRMLRTHGCVRLSAFLSSALLLLYDITSKSSFDNIRAWLTEVHEYAQKDVVIMLLGNKTDMAGERVIKREEGEKLAKEYGVPFMETSAKTGVNVELAFLAVAKELKHRAAQQPNEPKFQIHDYIASEKQKSGCCGGYM from the exons ATGTCCACAAAGAAGGCATCGTTGAAGGATAAAGAGACTAAAAACGGAACATCAAAATATGTGTTGGAGAGATGCGCCTCGGTTTGCGAGTATTTTGATATTGCCTTCAAG AATAAAGTTGTTACGGTGGACAACGCGAAGGTCAAACTCCAG ATCTGGGATACTGCAGGACAGGAGAGATTCCGCAGTGTCACGCACGCCTACTACAGAGACGCACAGGGTAATCTCTGCTCTATTAAAACACttcctggttgtgtgtgttgtagaatGCTAAGAACACATGGCTGTGTGAgactctctgcctttctctcctcAGCCCTCCTCCTGCTCTATGACATCACCAGCAAGTCATCCTTTGACAACATCAGG GCCTGGCTGACTGAAGTTCATGAGTATGCTCAGAAGGATGTGGTCATCATGTTGCTCGGCAACAAG ACGGACATGGCCGGAGAGAGGGTCATCAAgcgtgaggagggagagaagctgGCCAAG GAATATGGAGTCCCTTTCATGGAGACCAGTGCCAAGACTGGAGTCAATGTAGAGCTGGCCTTCCTGGCTGTAGCAAA ggagttGAAGCACAGAGCTGCCCAGCAGCCCAACGAGCCCAAGTTCCAGATCCACGACTACATTGCGTCTGAGAAGCAGAAGTCTGGCTGCTGTGGTGGCTACATGTAG